From a single Brassica rapa cultivar Chiifu-401-42 chromosome A01, CAAS_Brap_v3.01, whole genome shotgun sequence genomic region:
- the LOC103863825 gene encoding peroxidase 44 yields MKHSLCQRLVPKFIYKYACYGVSEYHHQNLEVTFIVERQRRAHHFEMRSITALFFLFCFLAPSALAQLRFGFYGRSCPRAESIVANVVANRFRRDRSITAALLRMQFHDCFVRGCDASLLIDPRPGRPSEKSTGPNASVRGYEIIDEAKRLLEAACPRTVSCSDIVTLATRDSVALAGGPRFSVPTGRRDGLRSSPNDVNLPGPTIPVAASIQLFAAQGMNANDMVTLIGGGHSVGVVHCSLIQDRLADPAMDRSLNARLRNTCRAPNDPSVFLDQRTPFIVDNAIYGEIRRQRGVMRIDQNMGLDRSTRGIVSSFAQNNALFRKRFAEAMVKMGTIKVLTGRSGEIRRNCRVFNNGR; encoded by the exons ATGAAACATTCTCTTTGTCAACGTCTGGTCcccaaatttatatataaatatgcatGTTACGGGGTCTCAGAATATCATCACCAAAACTTGGAAGTAACATTCATCGTGGAGAGGCAAAGAAGAGCTCATCATTTCGAAATGAGGTCAATCACAGctttgtttttccttttctgcTTCCTTGCTCCTTCTGCTTTGGCCCAGCTCCGATTTGGCTTCTACGGCCGATCATGCCCACGAGCAGAATCTATTGTTGCTAATGTTGTTGCCAACCGTTTCCGCCGTGACCGTAGCATTACTGCAGCGTTGCTTCGTATGCAGTTTCATGATTGCTTTGTCAGG GGTTGTGATGCTTCCCTCTTGATCGACCCAAGACCCGGAAGGCCATCAGAGAAAAGCACTGGACCAAATGCAAGCGTGAGAGGCTACGAGATCATTGATGAGGCTAAGAGACTTCTCGAGGCTGCGTGCCCCCGAACGGTCTCATGCTCAGACATTGTAACTCTAGCCACTAGAGACTCGGTCGCATTAGCTGGTGGTCCAAGGTTCTCAGTACCAACAGGAAGACGTGATGGATTAAGGTCAAGCCCCAATGATGTGAACTTGCCCGGACCAACAATTCCCGTGGCCGCATCCATCCAACTATTTGCAGCACAAGGTATGAACGCGAACGACATGGTTACACTTATTGGTGGTGGCCACAGCGTTGGCGTTGTGCATTGTAGTCTTATCCAAGATAGACTCGCTGATCCCGCAATGGACCGCTCATTAAATGCTAG GTTGAGGAACACATGCCGTGCTCCAAATGACCCATCTGTGTTCTTGGACCAAAGGACTCCGTTCATTGTGGACAACGCTATCTACGGAGAGATCCGAAGACAGAGAGGAGTCATGAGGATTGATCAAAACATGGGTCTTGACAGATCAACCCGTGGAATTGTGTCGAGTTTTGCACAAAACAATGCACTCTTTAGAAAGAGATTTGCTGAAGCGATGGTGAAAATGGGAACCATTAAGGTTCTTACCGGACGTTCTGGAGAGATCAGAAGAAACTGCAGAGTCTTCAACAACGGACGTTGA
- the LOC103863775 gene encoding calcium-transporting ATPase 8, plasma membrane-type translates to MKKASFSHESTSKFAIYITHTHTHTLSLSIAPQPHSPMQSPRRRSVDLEAGYAGDDGVTQEMAAFHGGCVVTESPNPFRRLRSAVLAITATRRFKISKKESEREEEVCGSHGHQATTRAAARLLSQSEEPVQVVGIEIPDEFGGIKLEEFVSSISRDDGLRILKLCDGVRGLSRLLLTDLDKGICGSHEDIQRRRDIFGSNTYPLSKEGNFCMFLGEASRGFTLIVLVFAAMASLLLQIKTKTINHGWYDEAGIIIAVILVIFVTAISNYNQSLQFEKLNDEKRNICIEVTRNGRRVKVSIYDVVVGDIIPLKSGDQVPADGVLVSGYSLQIGEYESMGTNRTVHKDTDVDPILISGSIVEDGIGTMLVTRVGMNTQWRMPMASIQLYTGKETPLQVYLNRVVTVFGLVSISVALIVFLIVSCLYFMGRTKKKDGSPMFDAGKTTLDEAIDMVIKFIILGVTIVVAAVPEGLPLAVTLNIAYMSRKLGGEKALVQNLCACEAMGSATTIVCHKTGILTLNQMEVVDVCAGRVRTQNLAELSPLLISLITEGISLNTNGSVYHPEEGSEDSEPEVFGTATECAILNFGVKLGMNFDEGKSKSTIFRVSPFNSRRKRRGVAVQLHDSQVRVHWKGAAKTILASCQGYMDMDNIASMDQEKISHFENTIDDMCNEGLRCAALAYRTYPEGDINRNEAFTNIPDSNLVLLAIIGIKDSCRPGIGDAIQQCYNAGIRVCMVTGDDLLTAKAIAMECGILTATSDINTTILASEFSSMSDAEREEIAENILVMGRSSPDENLLLLKELRKKGHVVAATGKGIRDAPSLRQADISLAMGIGGTSIVKECSDIIVLDDSFASILTVMQWGRSLYTNIQRFVQFRLTVSASALIICVVVAVHSHEIPLNVAQLLWVNLLIDTFGALALASEPPIDNLMRRPPVRKGAPFITKLMWAKFVLQVAYQVTALLLLNFHGESILKLENKSLDHAYKVKNTLVFNSFVFCQVFNEFECRTHDQTNIFSGILKNHLFLGTIIITVILQVIVIECLGIFISTVRLDWKQWLISIGIGFFSQVAGRFPFQAFPYLRN, encoded by the exons ATGAAGAAAGCGTCCTTCTCCCACGAGTCGACCTCAAAGTttgctatatatataacacacacacacacgcacactCTCTCCCTCTCTATCGCTCCGCAACCACATTCTCCGATGCAATCACCTCGGCGGCGCTCTGTTGATTTGGAAGCTGGCTATGCCGGCGATGACGGCGTGACACAGGAAATGGCGGCGTTTCACGGCGGATGCGTTGTTACTGAGTCCCCGAACCCCTTTCGACGCTTGAGA AGTGCTGTGCTTGCGATTACTGCTACAAGACGTTTTAAGATTTCCAAAAAGGAATCCGAGAGGGAAGAAGAAGTCTGCGGATCTCATGGTCATCAAGCTACTACAAGG GCTGCTGCACGGCTTCTATCTCAGTCAGAGGAACCAGTACAAG TTGTCGGAATTGAAATCCCAGATGAGTTTGGTGGCATCAAACTGGAGGAATTTGTTTCTTCTATCTCTCGTGATGATGGTCTACGTATTCTGAAGCTATGTGATGGG GTTAGAGGATTGTCACGTCTGTTGCTCACCGATCTAGACAAGGGTATCTGTGGTAGTCATGAAGACATACAGAGACGAAGGGATATATTTGGATCTAACACTTATCCTTTGAGTAAAGAAGGCAACTTCTGT ATGTTTCTCGGGGAAGCAAGCCGAGGTTTTACTTTGATTGTCTTGGTGTTTGCTGCAATGGCTTCTCTGCTGCTTCAAATAAAAACTAAG ACTATCAATCATGGATGGTATGACGAAGCTGGCATCATTATTGCGGTTATCCTTGTCatctttgtgacag CTATCAGTAATTACAACCAGTCTCTTCAGTTTGAAAAGTTGAATGATGAGAAGAGAAATATATGTATCGAG GTTACTAGAAATGGAAGACGGGTCAAAGTTTCGATCTATGATGTAGTTGTTGGCGATATTATACCTCTTAAAAGTGGTGACCAG GTGCCTGCAGATGGTGTCTTAGTTTCTGGGTACTCACTTCAGATAGGCGAATATGAAAGCATGGGAACTAACAGAACG GTACACAAAGATACAGATGTAGATCCAATTCTAATATCCGGATCTATAGTGGAAGATGGCATCGGTACAATGCTG GTTACTCGTGTCGGGATGAACACCCAGTGGAGGATGCCGATGGCTTCTATTCAATTATATACTGGTAAAGAGACACCGTTGCAG GTGTACCTGAACCGAGTTGTAACTGTATTTGGCCTAGTCAGTATCTCGGTTGCTTTGATTGTTTTTCTTATCGTGTCATGCCT ATACTTCATGGgccgaaccaaaaaaaaagatggtagTCCGATGTTTGATGCTGGGAAAACTACGTTAGATGAAGCAATAGACATGGTgattaagtttataattttggGG GTTACCATTGTAGTCGCAGCAGTGCCTGAAGGATTGCCATTAGCTGTTACCTTGAA CATTGCCTATATGTCGAGAAAACTTGGAGGAGAGAAAGCTTTG GTGCAAAACCTCTGTGCCTGTGAAGCGATGGGGTCTGCAACAACGATTGTATGCCACAAGACCGGGATTTTAACCTTAAATCAG ATGGAGGTTGTTGATGTTTGTGCCGGACGAGTAAGAACGCAGAATTTGGCAGAGTTGTCTCCCCTTCTAATCTCGTTGATCACCGAAGGAATTTCCCTGAACACTAATGGGAGTGTGTATCATCCTGAG GAAGGGTCTGAAGACTCTGAACCAGAGGTCTTCGGAACAGCAACAGAATGCGCCATTCTTAATTTTGGTGTCAAG TTGGGAATGAATTTTGATGAAGGGAAGTCAAAATCAACAATTTTTCGCGTTTCGCCTTTCAATTCAAGGAGAAAACGTAGAGGTGTGGCAGTCCAATTG CATGATTCTCAAGTCCGTGTTCATTGGAAAGGTGCTGCCAAGACTATCCTAGCTTCTTGCCAGGGGTATATGGACATGGACAACATAGCATCTATGGACCAAGAAAAG atatctCATTTTGAAAATACCATTGATGATATGTGCAACGAAGGATTGCGCTGTGCTGCCCTTGCCTACCGAACTTATCCTGAAGGAGATATTAATAGGAACGAAGCATTCACAAACATACCTGATAGCAACCTTGTTTTGCTGGCTATCATTGGTATAAAG GATTCTTGCCGGCCAGGCATAGGAGATGCAATCCAACAATGTTATAATGCTGGAATAAGG GTGTGCATGGTGACAGGCGACGACCTTCTGACTGCCAAAGCAATAGCGATGGAGTGCGGGATACTGACAGCAACATCAGATATAAATACAACAATCTTAGCAAGCGAGTTTTCTTCGATGTCAGATGCAGAAAGAGAAGAAATTGCTGAAAATATTCTA GTGATGGGTCGATCTTCTCCTGATGAAAACCTTCTTCTGCTTAAAGAACTGAGAAAGAAGGGACACGTGGTTGCAGCAACTGGAAAGGGAATCCGCGATGCTCCGAGCTTGCGCCAG GCGGATATCAGTCTTGCAATGGGTATTGGAGGGACTTCAATTGTTAAAGAATGCTCTGATATCATTGTGTTGGACGACAGTTTTGCTTCGATTCTCACG GTCATGCAATGGGGACGATCTTTATACACAAATATTCAAAGATTTGTTCAGTTCCGGCTAACTGTCAGCGCATCAGCTCTAATTATATGCGTTGTTGTGGCGGTTCATTCTCATGAAATTCCGCTAAATGTTGCGCAG CTTCTATGGGTTAACCTTCTCATTGATACTTTTGGAGCATTGGCCTTGGCATCGGAACCACCAATTGACAACTTAATGCGAAGGCCCCCGGTTCGAAAAGG AGCACCCTTTATAACCAAACTCATGTGGGCGAAGTTTGTCTTACAG GTTGCTTACCAAGTGACTGCATTGCTTCTCTTAAACTTTCATGGAGAGAGTATACTGAAACTGGAGAACAAAAGTCTAGATCACGCTTACAAAGTCAAGAACACACTTGTTTTCAATTCCTTTGTCTTCTGCCAA GTGTTTAACGAGTTTGAATGTCGGACTCATGACCAAACAAATATATTCAGCGGAATCTTGAAAAACCATTTGTTCCTTGGAACAATTATTATAACTGTTATACTTCAG GTAATCGTGATAGAATGCCTTGGCATTTTCATTTCCACAGTCAGGCTTGACTGGAAGCAGTGGCTGATCTCCATTGGAATCGGGTTTTTCAG TCAAGTCGCTGGTCGCTTTCCATTTCAAGCTTTTCCTTATCTCCGGAACTAA